Below is a genomic region from Flavobacterium ginsengisoli.
AAGATTCAGGAACATCAATATGAGCTATTTTTTCTCCTTTCGGATTGAATATGGTAACTCCTTTTCCGCATAAGTAAATATTTCCCGACTCGTCTATTGTCATTCCATCTGAACCTGATTCAGTAAACAGCGTTTTTTTATCTAAACTACCATTATTTTCGATTGTATAAGAGTATGTTTTATTACCTGCTATATCCGCAACGAATACGGTTTTTCCATCCGAAGTTCCAATAATGCCATTTGGCTTTACAAGATCATTCTCAACGTTGATAATTTTGGATTTATCTGGAGATAAATAGTAAACGCATTCTTTCTCTATTTCTTTGGAGGTATGTGTCCAGTAATCTCTTTGGTAAAAAGGGTCTGTAAAATAGATGCCGCCTTTTGGATCAACCCAAAGATCATTAGGACCATTCAGCCTTCTTCCTTCAAAGTTGTTTAGTAATACAGTATGATTTTTGTTTTTGTCTATTTTCCAAAGTTCATTTTTTTCATCGGCGCAAGCCAAAAGATTGCCTGCGTGATCAAAATACAAGCCGTTAGCTCTTCCAGCATTTTCCATAAAAACAGAAAGCTTGCCCTTAACCGACCATTTCATAATTCTATTATTAGGCTGATCTGTAAAATAAATATTTCCTTTTTTATCAGCTGCAGGTCCTTCTGTAAAACTGAATTGACTTGATAGTTTTGTGAGAACTGCACCTTTTGCTATTATGGATTGGCTTTTTTCTTTTGATGTCTGAGCGGATATGAAATTTGTAAAAGTTAAAGTAATAAGAAATAAAAAGTATGATTTTATTTTAAGTTGGAATAGGTTCATCATAAATAGGTATAAAAGTTGCTTTTGAAGCGTTTTTAAAAGTAATTTTTATTTTTGATATTAAATGCAATGAAATTAGAATTTTATTTTAATCTCAATTTATCAAAAGCATTTTTTCGTAACATTACAACAAAAAAAATGAAAACGCTAACTATCTTAAAAACTACAATTGCAGTTTTATTTTTCCAGCAAACCTTTTCTCAGGAAGCCAAAAAAGAAACAGCATCGCCACAATACACAATAGAAAATTGTGTCAATCACTTTGAGTTAGAAAAAGCTACCAAAACAAAAGTCGGATACCAATATTGGTTTGCCAATAAAGATTTCACTCAAGAAAACACTTTAAAAATGAGCATTGTCGAACCTGGAAAATCGACACACGCGCCACATCATCATCCTGAAGAAGAATTTTTCTATATTTTAGAAGGAACCGCCGAATTCTTCCTTGACGGAAAAACCGTTACAGCCGGTCCAAATACAAGTTTCTATTGTCCGCCAAATGCTGAGCACGGAATTAGTAATGCAGGGAAAACAGATTTGAAATATTTGGTCATTAAAAAGGATTTGAGGTAAAAATGTTTTGTAAGAGCTGTGTAAAGTCAGAGACATTTGTGTAGCTCTTACAAGAGACTGCCGAATATTTTATTTATTTCAATACAACAACTTCTTCAGGAATCATAAACAAAAGCGTACAGCCAGTTCTAGAAAATACAGAATGCGTGCTTCCTGGAGGCATGTATAAATAATCGCCTGCTTTTAGTTCGTCTTTTCCAGAGCGTACTTCGCCTTCCAGAACATAAATTTCTTCACCCGCTGGATGTACATGATTTGGGTACGACGCGCCGGGCTCAAATTTTAAAAGAAAAGTAGGTGGACGGTTAGTAGCAGCATCAAAGCGTAATACTTTAACATAAATTCCGTCTGTTTTTACACCTTCTTCTTGAAGAGGTTTCCACTCTAATTCATTGCTTTTTGTGATTTTAGTTTCCATATGTATTCCAATTTATATTAGTTAATTTTTCAAAAGATATTCATCCAAACTCCATCGGTATTTGTCGGCAGTTGCTAAGAGAAAAGCACCCATAGAAAAGACAAATACAGAATAATCAAGAGGATCTTTTATTCCGAAAGAATAAGTCATTGCCATCGCAAATAGAAAAGTTAAGATAGAAGCGCCGAGAGCAGCTTTTCTGGTCTGATATCCAATAAGTAATAAAGTAGCAAATAAAGTTTCCAGAAAAGTGCTTGCAATTGCAATTGACGGAATGAAACTTTGAGGTAAAAAAGAATTTACTTGTTCGGCGTAAGCCAGAAAATTTCCCCAGCCTGAAGATTGTTTCCCAAGCAAACCCAACCGACTCGAAACGGTAGATAAAAATCCAATTGCCATTGCGATTCGTAAAAGCAAAATGGCATAATTCTGATATCTTTTCATAAACTATTTTATTAGTAATTAATCAGATACAAAGATCAAGCAGTGGTGCTTTTTAAAGAATAGAGAATCTTGGAAAAAA
It encodes:
- a CDS encoding SMP-30/gluconolactonase/LRE family protein — its product is MMNLFQLKIKSYFLFLITLTFTNFISAQTSKEKSQSIIAKGAVLTKLSSQFSFTEGPAADKKGNIYFTDQPNNRIMKWSVKGKLSVFMENAGRANGLYFDHAGNLLACADEKNELWKIDKNKNHTVLLNNFEGRRLNGPNDLWVDPKGGIYFTDPFYQRDYWTHTSKEIEKECVYYLSPDKSKIINVENDLVKPNGIIGTSDGKTVFVADIAGNKTYSYTIENNGSLDKKTLFTESGSDGMTIDESGNIYLCGKGVTIFNPKGEKIAHIDVPESWTANVCFGGKKFKTLFITAGKSVYTIEMNVRGMK
- a CDS encoding cupin domain-containing protein, which gives rise to MKTLTILKTTIAVLFFQQTFSQEAKKETASPQYTIENCVNHFELEKATKTKVGYQYWFANKDFTQENTLKMSIVEPGKSTHAPHHHPEEEFFYILEGTAEFFLDGKTVTAGPNTSFYCPPNAEHGISNAGKTDLKYLVIKKDLR
- a CDS encoding dimethylsulfonioproprionate lyase family protein, whose protein sequence is METKITKSNELEWKPLQEEGVKTDGIYVKVLRFDAATNRPPTFLLKFEPGASYPNHVHPAGEEIYVLEGEVRSGKDELKAGDYLYMPPGSTHSVFSRTGCTLLFMIPEEVVVLK
- a CDS encoding DoxX family protein codes for the protein MKRYQNYAILLLRIAMAIGFLSTVSSRLGLLGKQSSGWGNFLAYAEQVNSFLPQSFIPSIAIASTFLETLFATLLLIGYQTRKAALGASILTFLFAMAMTYSFGIKDPLDYSVFVFSMGAFLLATADKYRWSLDEYLLKN